CAAGATCCTCATGGGTGGTGAGCGCCACATGGTGATCTCGGACGACGAGAAGCGGATTACCGCCTACCACGAGGCCGGGCACGCGCTGGTGGCACGGCTATTACCGAGCACCGATCCGGTGCATAAGGTCACCATCCTCCCCAGGGGGCGCGCCTTGGGGGTGACCCAGCAGTTGCCCGAGGACGATCGCTACCACTACCCGCGTGCCTACCTGGTGAACCGCCTCTGCGTGGCGTTGGGTGGTCGGGTTGCCGAGCGCATCGTTTTCAACGACGTTTCTTCGGGCGCTCAAAGCGACCTGAAGCACGTGACAGGACTGGCAGAGAAGATGGTCTGCCAATGGGGGATGAGCGAGAAGATAGGTGCCATGACATTTCCGCGCGGAGAGGAACACCCGTTTTTGGGGATGAAGCTTGCTGAAGAGAAGACGTTTTCTGAAGAGATGGCGTGGTTGATCGATCAGGAGATAGCGAGCCTAATCCATTCCGCGGAGGGGAAGGCGATGGAATTGCTCAGTGGCAATCGCAGCAAGCTCAATGCCTTGGCCAATGCCCTATTGGAAGAAGAGACTCTTAACGGTGAGCGCGTAGACGAGATCCTGGCCACCGCCTGACTCGCAGGCGGCCAGTCAGACCAGCCGAGAAGACCCAGAAGACCCAGAAACCAGCCACGCCCACTCAGTTCCTAATAGATGATGATGTACCCCTTCTTGCTGGCGATTCCCGTTATCTCAAGGGTGTCCTTGATCCGGAACGTCTCGCCGTCCAGCGTGAAGACGTAGCCATCCCCATCAGGTACCGCCAACTCAATCAGGGACTCAAACGATGCTGTTTTAATAGTTTCCATGGGGCGCACTATACCATTTGCCGCCCCAGCCGTAAAGTCTTTGCATCATTGCATTACAACTGATTTATGTCATAGTAATGTCTGCTCATTTCCGGCACTATCTTATGCTGCCCATTTCATGTTATCGAGGTTTACATGGTGAGAAAGAGAAAGAGTGGGGTCCTGCTGCACCCCACGTCTTTGCCAGGCCCGGGAGGGATCGGTTCTTTCGGTGAGGAAGCAAAGAGATTCGTAGATTTTCTGCACAAGTCAGGGCAGTCCCTGTGGCAGATCCTCCCGCTTGGCCCCACAGCCTATGGCAATTCGCCATACTCCTGTTACTCCGCATTCGCCGGCAACCCATTGTTGATCAACCTGGAGATGCTGCAGGCCGAGGGTGACCTCATGCCGGAAGAGGCGACGGCGGAGCTCGATTCCGAGCGCGTGGATTTTGGCGCCGTCGAGATCTATAAGATGGCCCGCCTCAAGGAGGCTGCTGCCCGCTTCTTCGTGGAGGCCCCCCAAAAGCGCAAGGAAGAATTCTGGCATTTTTGCGACACCACCTTTTGGCTGCATGACTACGCGCTTTTCATGGCGTTGAAAGAGCAGTTCAAGGAAGTGAGTTGGAAAGACTGGCCGGACTCCCTCGCCAAGCGGGAACCGGAGGCCCTCTCGTCCTGGAGCGAGAAATTGGGTACGGCCATAGGCGAACAGAAGTACATGCAATGGCAGTTCTCCCGACAGTGGAAGCAGCTGAAGACCTACGCCAACGTGCTCGGCATCTCCATCGTCGGCGACCTTCCCATCTTCGTCGCCTACGACTCAGCCGATGTCTGGGCCAATCCGCACTTGTTTCACCTAGACGAGAAAGGCGTTCCCATCGTCGTTGCCGGCGTACCTCCCGACTACTTCAGTAAGACGGGACAGTTGTGGGGCAACCCGCTTTACAACTGGGATAAGATGGCGGAGCAGGGTTTCGGCTGGTGGATAGCGCGGCTGCGCAACGATCTCTCCCTCTACGACATGGTGCGTATCGACCACTTCCGCGGCTTCGAGGCCTTTTGGGAGGTGCCGATGTGGGAAAAGACCGCCATAAACGGCCGCTGGGTCAAGGGGCCGGGCGAGGCACTTTTCCACGCGCTGCGTAACGCTCTCGGCAGCCTGCCGATAATCGCCGAGGACCTCGGTATCATCACCCCGGAGGTGGAATCGCTGAGGGATCAGTTCGGCCTTCCGGGCATGAAGATCCTCCAGTTCGCCTTCGGCTCCGGTCCCGACAACCCGTACCTGCCGCACAACCATGTGAGGTCGTGCGTGGTCTACACCGGAACCCACGACAATGACACCACCGCCGGGTGGTTCCACTCCCTCAAGGCGAAAGAGCAGAAAAACGTGCTGTCGTATTTCGACCGCGACGGCAACGACATTGTGTGGCAGATGGTGAAATGCACGCTCGCCTCGGTGGCGGATTATGCCATTATCCCCATGCAGGATCTTTTAGAACTCCCCAGCAGCGGCAGGATGAACGTGCCGGGCGTGGCGGGAGGGAACTGGAGCTGGCGCTGCTCCGCCGATGCCTTCTCAGGCAGGCTGGCGGCGAAACTCGCACGGA
This sequence is a window from Geomonas agri. Protein-coding genes within it:
- the malQ gene encoding 4-alpha-glucanotransferase produces the protein MVRKRKSGVLLHPTSLPGPGGIGSFGEEAKRFVDFLHKSGQSLWQILPLGPTAYGNSPYSCYSAFAGNPLLINLEMLQAEGDLMPEEATAELDSERVDFGAVEIYKMARLKEAAARFFVEAPQKRKEEFWHFCDTTFWLHDYALFMALKEQFKEVSWKDWPDSLAKREPEALSSWSEKLGTAIGEQKYMQWQFSRQWKQLKTYANVLGISIVGDLPIFVAYDSADVWANPHLFHLDEKGVPIVVAGVPPDYFSKTGQLWGNPLYNWDKMAEQGFGWWIARLRNDLSLYDMVRIDHFRGFEAFWEVPMWEKTAINGRWVKGPGEALFHALRNALGSLPIIAEDLGIITPEVESLRDQFGLPGMKILQFAFGSGPDNPYLPHNHVRSCVVYTGTHDNDTTAGWFHSLKAKEQKNVLSYFDRDGNDIVWQMVKCTLASVADYAIIPMQDLLELPSSGRMNVPGVAGGNWSWRCSADAFSGRLAAKLARTTELYGRLPD